From Echinicola soli, a single genomic window includes:
- a CDS encoding TonB-dependent receptor plug domain-containing protein, producing the protein MNKRLIHTLLLCLICMVSYAVNEPVDILIQDTKGSPIDHGIVRLDGGKVLSVDSKGQVRIDLSAYASSMELEVYAMGFEQLKLTVGELMNNPRIVLRESLGQLDEYVLSATRTDRSVEDLPMPVTVLTQERIRETGAFRLSDVLAEQTGLQLVADHGTGLQMQGLDAEYILILLDGEPLIGRTAGTFDLDRISVGNIDRIEILRGPSSAIYGSEAMAGVINIITKKQSNGLSANLIAQYGSFNSLDMGAEVGLNTNGWNVYGYYDYYNTDGYDLNTETLGNTKAPHEAQTAQLKLGKAMGDKWKVNLSGRFYQDGYKDVVGVSSGGETLVADMAGDSRDINFNPSIRFKPNTDWTFTLRNMTTLYDTHSSTVFSETGEVVDQEDFSQRYHRTELQTDYRLDEKQLLSVGIGHQLETVDATRYDDNNRFNSGYLYLQHQWSPTEKWNVVTGARGDLHSEYGGRISPKISAMHKFSDRFSWQGSIGAGFKSPDFRQLLLNFNNAVVGYYVYGSVLVEEGVRQLEAQGHVQQLLMDPSTFGDLKPENSWAVNTGFRWKLTDDLLLNTNYFRNQISNLIETAAVARLTNGRNVYSYINLNAVITQGAEVEANYRLGSQWRFSLGYVYLDSRDKEVIEGIENGEYFKRDSQNRTRRVERPDYGGLFNRSRHSGNVKVNYWERHSGVNVALRGIYRGKYGFGDTNGNQILDDPSEYAEGIMQVHLTLNKQFDNGMTLETGVRNIAGAINEYDSTNPGRTYFIRANVSLDQLFGN; encoded by the coding sequence ATGAATAAAAGGCTAATACATACTCTTCTACTCTGTTTGATCTGCATGGTTTCCTATGCAGTAAATGAACCTGTGGATATTTTGATCCAAGACACCAAGGGCAGTCCTATAGACCATGGAATTGTCCGATTGGATGGTGGAAAGGTGCTGTCTGTAGATAGCAAGGGACAGGTGAGAATCGATCTTTCAGCCTATGCATCATCCATGGAGTTGGAGGTTTATGCTATGGGATTCGAACAGTTAAAACTGACAGTAGGAGAGTTGATGAACAATCCACGTATAGTCCTTCGGGAGTCTTTAGGACAGCTAGATGAATATGTGCTTTCCGCAACGAGGACTGACCGTAGCGTAGAAGATTTACCAATGCCGGTAACAGTGCTGACACAGGAGAGAATTCGTGAAACAGGTGCCTTTCGCTTGTCGGATGTGTTGGCAGAACAAACTGGGCTCCAACTGGTAGCTGACCATGGTACAGGACTGCAAATGCAAGGTTTGGATGCCGAGTATATTTTGATTTTGCTGGATGGAGAACCTCTGATAGGAAGGACGGCGGGCACATTTGATCTGGATCGGATTAGTGTCGGCAATATCGACCGAATTGAGATTCTTCGGGGACCGTCCAGTGCCATTTATGGCAGTGAAGCCATGGCCGGAGTGATCAATATCATTACCAAAAAACAAAGCAATGGACTCAGTGCAAACCTCATCGCCCAATACGGATCATTCAATTCCTTGGACATGGGTGCCGAAGTAGGGCTGAATACCAACGGCTGGAATGTTTATGGATACTACGATTACTATAATACGGATGGGTATGATTTGAATACTGAAACCCTTGGAAACACCAAGGCTCCTCACGAAGCCCAGACAGCCCAGTTAAAGCTGGGTAAGGCAATGGGAGATAAATGGAAAGTTAACTTAAGTGGTAGATTTTATCAAGATGGGTATAAGGATGTAGTCGGCGTGAGTTCCGGAGGAGAGACATTGGTCGCTGATATGGCGGGAGACAGTAGGGATATCAATTTCAATCCGTCCATTCGCTTTAAGCCCAATACCGACTGGACTTTTACACTTCGAAATATGACCACGCTGTACGATACCCATTCCAGCACGGTTTTTTCCGAAACGGGTGAAGTGGTGGACCAAGAGGATTTTAGTCAGCGCTATCACCGGACCGAGCTGCAGACCGATTATCGATTGGATGAAAAGCAGCTATTGAGCGTAGGCATCGGTCACCAATTGGAAACGGTGGATGCCACACGCTATGATGACAATAACCGCTTCAACTCGGGCTATCTCTACCTCCAACATCAGTGGAGCCCTACGGAAAAATGGAATGTGGTGACCGGGGCGAGGGGAGACCTCCACAGTGAATACGGTGGGAGGATAAGTCCGAAAATTTCTGCCATGCACAAGTTTTCCGACCGCTTTAGCTGGCAAGGCTCCATCGGGGCGGGCTTCAAATCGCCCGATTTCCGACAGCTACTACTGAACTTCAATAACGCAGTCGTAGGCTATTATGTGTACGGTTCTGTACTTGTGGAAGAAGGTGTTCGACAACTGGAAGCGCAAGGCCATGTGCAACAGCTGCTGATGGATCCAAGCACATTTGGTGACCTGAAACCAGAAAACAGCTGGGCAGTCAATACTGGTTTCCGGTGGAAACTCACAGATGACCTGTTGCTAAATACCAATTACTTCCGAAATCAAATTTCCAATCTGATCGAAACGGCTGCAGTGGCCCGCCTGACGAACGGTAGAAATGTTTACAGCTACATTAACCTCAATGCAGTGATCACACAGGGAGCAGAAGTAGAAGCGAATTATAGACTGGGCAGCCAATGGAGGTTTTCGCTTGGATACGTGTATCTGGATAGCCGTGATAAGGAAGTAATCGAAGGCATCGAAAACGGCGAATACTTCAAAAGGGACAGTCAAAATCGCACCAGAAGGGTAGAACGACCAGACTACGGAGGACTGTTTAACCGCAGCAGGCACAGTGGAAATGTGAAAGTCAATTATTGGGAAAGGCATTCTGGAGTGAACGTGGCATTGCGTGGAATCTACCGTGGTAAATACGGTTTTGGTGATACCAATGGCAATCAGATTTTGGATGATCCTTCTGAATATGCCGAAGGGATCATGCAGGTGCACTTGACCTTGAACAAGCAATTTGACAATGGAATGACACTGGAGACGGGCGTAAGGAATATTGCTGGTGCTATCAACGAATACGACAGCACCAATCCAGGCAGGACCTACTTTATCCGTGCCAATGTTTCGCTGGATCAATTGTTTGGGAATTGA
- a CDS encoding HmuY family protein yields MKKVNFIALAMLALPVFSACTNGGDTEPKVKEELNAVLVEDLYAPGAHSGGQDTIYYSFESNEKIASQEGDWDIGFFGAKIFVNGGNSGDGKAEVALLKETIFDDLNAVPENAEFKVDTKEEGLAIPAQSGAGWYNYDSSTHFVTPIAGRVILVKTNAGNYVKMEILSFFKGNPPADEYELKDMYNYTFRYVLQPNGTKNF; encoded by the coding sequence ATGAAAAAAGTAAACTTTATTGCCCTAGCGATGCTGGCATTGCCTGTATTTTCCGCTTGTACCAATGGTGGTGACACGGAACCAAAAGTAAAAGAAGAACTAAATGCGGTGTTGGTAGAGGATCTTTATGCACCGGGAGCTCACTCTGGGGGACAAGATACAATTTATTATAGTTTTGAGAGTAATGAAAAGATAGCATCCCAGGAAGGGGATTGGGATATTGGTTTTTTTGGGGCAAAGATATTCGTAAACGGAGGGAACTCTGGAGATGGAAAAGCGGAAGTAGCCTTATTAAAAGAAACCATATTTGATGATTTGAATGCAGTGCCTGAAAATGCTGAATTTAAAGTAGATACAAAGGAAGAGGGACTTGCTATTCCTGCACAATCTGGAGCCGGATGGTATAATTATGATAGTTCCACTCATTTTGTTACCCCAATAGCTGGCCGGGTAATTTTGGTGAAAACAAATGCTGGAAATTATGTGAAAATGGAAATTTTAAGTTTCTTCAAAGGTAATCCTCCCGCAGATGAGTATGAGCTCAAAGATATGTACAACTATACATTCCGGTACGTCCTCCAACCCAATGGAACAAAGAATTTCTAA
- a CDS encoding alpha-ketoglutarate-dependent dioxygenase AlkB family protein: MDLFSQDRLPNILPFDGTVHYYGKIFSADQSASYFEKLLQNIEWRHDEALLYGKHYVTKRKVAWYGDEAYEYRYSGTTKQALPWTTELKVLKAIVEEKSGNFFNSCLLNLYHDGGEGMAWHSDGEKMLGDDPIVTSLSFGAERKFSFKHKTTKQTVSLVLENGSLLVMREGSQKHWLHRLPPTKKVTRPRISLTFRKIIN, encoded by the coding sequence ATGGATTTATTTAGTCAAGATCGTCTGCCAAACATTTTGCCCTTTGATGGCACGGTGCATTATTATGGGAAAATCTTTAGTGCCGACCAATCCGCTTCCTATTTTGAAAAGCTGCTACAAAACATCGAATGGAGGCATGATGAGGCGCTGCTCTATGGGAAGCATTATGTCACCAAGCGCAAAGTGGCTTGGTATGGAGATGAGGCTTATGAGTACCGCTATTCCGGAACCACAAAACAAGCACTCCCTTGGACCACTGAATTAAAAGTGCTCAAAGCCATCGTGGAAGAGAAATCCGGAAATTTTTTTAATTCTTGCCTCCTAAACCTCTACCATGATGGCGGCGAAGGCATGGCCTGGCACAGCGATGGTGAAAAAATGCTTGGCGATGATCCTATCGTGACCTCCCTCTCTTTTGGTGCAGAGCGCAAATTCTCCTTCAAGCACAAAACCACCAAACAAACTGTCAGTTTGGTACTCGAAAACGGTAGCTTGCTCGTCATGCGAGAGGGTTCCCAAAAACACTGGCTCCATCGCTTGCCGCCCACCAAAAAAGTCACCCGACCAAGGATCAGTCTTACTTTTCGAAAAATAATCAATTAA